From one Rhopalosiphum padi isolate XX-2018 chromosome 2, ASM2088224v1, whole genome shotgun sequence genomic stretch:
- the LOC132921270 gene encoding uncharacterized protein LOC132921270 yields MEKQKWLFLTLLLTYALAEHDTKSSKRKQIDNTEDSTESKPPEKRGLENVLGYGRGTNSHSSPESSDYSGFPFGNNNGRDGNEGDSEQLSANNENHNNGNGFSHFFFERGVQDNGGNVQGSNTVGSNDHHSSIGGRNANNHGWMASFYNHEGKPEISGRGHFFSPGNGGDDQHGFVGSQQTFQGYESGGNIDVHESTNNDGYRSNIGGYGGGGGGFGGGGHGGGGGHGGGGVHGGGGGHGGGGGHGGGGGHGGGGGHGGGGGHGSGGFGGGGGFGGGGGYGGGGHGFGYGGHVKTVYVTKEVPVPYPVHVEKKVLYPVRVPYEKPVPYPVHRPYPVHIEKQVPYPVRVHVPQPYPVTVEKHVPFPVKVHVEKPVAVHIPKPYPVYIEKKVPVAVDHPVPYPVKIPIDRPVPIHIPVEKPIPYPVERKIPYPVKVPVDRPYPVHVPKPYPVHVDRPVPYAVKVPVKVPVKVPVPYPVEVKVPVHIPVHTQSQNGYGNHHHHQQQQQQQQQQTHHDSYRQGGLLNQESSSDTTGYGTAFVNNYDNGFTSLGSGQDQGTPDAYGGNEDYGSSHG; encoded by the exons ATGGAA aaaCAAAAATGGTTATTTTTGACGTTATTATTGACCTATGCGTTAGCCGAACACGACACAAAGTCGTCTAAAAGGAAACAAATCGATAATACTGAAGACTCTACAGAATCAAAACCACCAGAAAAACGAGGTTTAGAAAACGTACTCGGATATGGCCGAGGAACTAATTCTCACTCATCGCCAGAAAGTTCAGACTATTCGGGGTTTCCATTTGGAAATAATAATGGTCGAGATGGGAACGAAGGAGATAGTGAACAGTTATCGGCCAACAATGAAAACCACAATAATGGTAACGGTTTTAGTCACTTCTTTTTCGAAAGGGGCGTCCAAGATAACGGAGGCAACGTACAGGGATCCAATACAGTAGGATCAAACGATCATCATAGCTCGATAGGAGGAAGAAATGCCAACAATCATGGTTGGATGGCAAGTTTCTATAATCACGAAGGAAAACCCGAAATCTCTGGTAGAGGGCACTTTTTCAGTCCAGGCAATGGTGGCGATGATCAACATGGCTTTGTTGGTTCACAACAAACATTCCAAGGATACGAAAGTGGCGGAAATATCGATGTACACGAATCAACCAACAATGATGGCTATAGGAGCAACATCGGTGGTTACGGTGGGGGTGGAGGTGGTTTTGGGGGTGGTGGACATGGAGGAGGAGGTGGACACGGTGGAGGAGGCGTACATGGGGGTGGAGGCGGTCACGGGGGTGGAGGCGGACACGGAGGTGGAGGCGGACACGGAGGAGGTGGCGGACACGGAGGCGGTGGCGGACATGGAAGCGGTGGATTTGGAGGAGGCGGTGGATTTGGAGGAGGTGGTGGATATGGAGGAGGTGGTCATGGCTTCGGGTACGGAGGACACGTCAAGACAGTATACGTAACAAAAGAGGTACCAGTTCCATATCCAGTGCACGTGGAAAAAAAAGTTCTCTACCCCGTCCGAGTACCATACGAAAAACCCGTACCATATCCGGTCCACAGACCATATCCTGTACACATTGAGAAACAAGTGCCCTACCCGGTCAGGGTGCACGTACCACAACCATACCCGGTAACAGTGGAAAAACATGTACCGTTTCCGGTAAAAGTGCACGTGGAGAAACCTGTGGCAGTGCACATACCGAAACCATATCCGGTATACATCGAGAAAAAAGTACCAGTAGCTGTAGACCACCCAGTTCCGTATCCCGTGAAAATACCAATAGACCGTCCCGTTCCCATACACATACCGGTAGAGAAGCCGATACCATATCCGGTGGAAAGAAAAATACCATATCCAGTCAAAGTACCTGTGGATAGACCATATCCGGTCCACGTACCCAAACCATATCCCGTGCACGTTGACAGACCAGTGCCGTATGCGGTCAAAGTTCCGGTCAAAGTACCAGTCAAAGTACCCGTTCCATACCCAGTCGAAGTCAAAGTCCCTGTCCACATACCGGTTCATACGCAATCGCAGAACGGTTACGGTAACCATCACCACcaccaacaacaacaacaacaacaacaacaacaaacacATCATGACTCGTACCGGCAAGGTGGGCTACTAAATCAAGAGAGCTCGTCGGACACTACGGGATACGGTACTGCGTTCGTAAACAATTACGATAACGGTTTTACATCGTTAGGCAGTGGCCAAGATCAAGGGACGCCAGACGCCTACGGTGGTAACGAAGACTACGGATCTTCACACGGATGA
- the LOC132921269 gene encoding calphotin-like, producing MAPRAMIQAALLGLLVVSTAFADKLTSNEKTDSVTVKSFGGSASEKASFPFSNPSVFSFGAKSFGPSTPAPFAFDSSFSTTAAPFKSVSYSSTPAPFAFGNSFASNAYSGAAAAQSFDAASFVGSSTPAPYFDGSFGSSTPAAFIGSSTPAPFLSGSAVSGAALSDASFAYSSTPASVLLAGASPVVSSTPEPVVLNRSPAFATSYGSYYSGAYAPSYSQGAIVKSDAISHDAVEVPAVANAPAPHHEVTITKEVPVPYYVQVEKRIPYPVLVRVPHPYPVTVEKHVPYAVKVNVDRPIHVPQPYPVEIEKRVPYPVEKPVPYEVKVPVDRPYPVHVPFEKPVPYAVEKPVPYPVRVNVDRPYPVEKPVPYPVAVEKPVPYAVEKAVPYPVEKLVPYAVEKRVPYPVRYDVPVKVPVPVEVKVPVSVDRPVPYPVEKRVPYPVQVPVEVKVPVPVAAPAQRFATVHYYQQSPVGLGYESSQAFAGQAGYKAFAAQSNDGVPNFYYNTPANAVILNNQNLKTPEQLAFTGTKVTYGASGLAPAFDGASAYGYASGIAPASGSSFYSSTPASASALFSSTASPVTSYSTTASPAGLFGSNFAQDGFSSTSAPFSFGEQSFFGSSTPAPFNSFSAGSADASALFKSANFGSVGQETVAIGGAAAKAQDKVESKTEDSNIVKK from the exons ATGGCTCCACGTGCTATG attCAAGCAGCTCTCCTAGGACTCCTAGTCGTGTCCACAGCATTTGCTGACAAACTCACTAGCAATGAGAAAACAGATTCCGTTACTGTAAAAAGTTTTGGCGGATCTGCTTCCGAAAAAGCCAGTTTCCCTTTCTCTAACCCATCTGTATTCTCATTCGGAGCTAAGAGCTTTGGCCCATCAACCCCAGCTCCATTCGCTTTCGACAGCTCATTCTCAACCACCGCTGCACCTTTCAAGTCCGTCTCTTACAGCTCCACACCAGCTCCGTTCGCATTCGGTAACTCTTTTGCATCGAATGCTTACTCCGGCGCCGCTGCAGCTCAATCCTTTGACGCTGCTTCATTCGTTGGATCGTCCACACCAGCTCCCTACTTCGATGGATCTTTCGGTTCATCTACACCGGCAGCTTTTATTGGATCATCTACCCCAGCACCTTTCTTGTCTGGTTCTGCTGTCTCTGGTGCCGCACTATCCGACGCAAGCTTTGCGTATTCTTCCACCCCCGCTTCAGTCTTATTAGCCGGAGCTTCACCAGTTGTGTCATCCACCCCAGAACCCGTCGTTTTGAACAGATCACCAGCTTTCGCTACATCATACGGTTCATACTACTCAGGAGCTTATGCCCCGTCTTACTCTCAAGGAGCAATCGTCAAGTCTGACGCAATTAGCCACGATGCCGTTGAAGTACCAGCCGTCGCTAACGCCCCTGCACCTCATCACGAAGTTACCATCACTAAGGAAGTTCCAGTTCCATACTACGTCCAAGTTGAAAAGCGAATTCCATACCCCGTCTTGGTCCGCGTGCCACACCCATACCCGGTTACAGTAGAAAAACACGTGCCATACGCCGTTAAAGTCAATGTAGACCGTCCAATCCACGTTCCACAACCGTACCCAGTCGAAATTGAGAAGAGAGTGCCATACCCAGTTGAAAAGCCAGTACCTTATGAAGTGAAAGTCCCAGTTGACAGGCCATACCCAGTCCATGTTCCATTCGAGAAACCCGTCCCATACGCAGTTGAAAAGCCCGTCCCATACCCAGTACGAGTCAATGTTGACAGACCTTACCCAGTGGAAAAACCAGTGCCATACCCAGTAGCCGTCGAAAAGCCAGTGCCATACGCCGTAGAAAAAGCTGTGCCATACCCAGTAGAAAAATTGGTACCGTACGCAGTTGAAAAGAGGGTTCCATACCCAGTCAGGTACGACGTCCCAGTTAAAGTACCAGTCCCAGTGGAAGTCAAGGTTCCAGTATCTGTGGACAGACCAGTGCCATACCCAGTAGAAAAGAGAGTGCCATACCCAGTCCAAGTTCCAGTTGAAGTCAAGGTCCCAGTCCCAGTTGCAGCCCCAGCTCAACGTTTCGCTACAGTTCACTACTACCAACAATCCCCCGTCGGTTTGGGATACGAATCCAGCCAAGCTTTTGCTGGCCAAGCTGGATACAAAGCTTTTGCCGCACAATCTAACGATGGAGTACCTAACTTCTACTACAACACACCCGCAAACGCCGTTATTCTTAACAACCAAAACTTGAAGACACCAGAACAATTAGCTTTTACCGGCACCAAAGTCACATACGGCGCATCTGGATTAGCTCCAGCTTTTGATGGTGCATCCGCATATGGTTACGCTTCTGGAATCGCTCCAGCTTCTGGAAGTTCATTCTACAGTTCCACTCCAGCTTCTGCAAGTGCTTTGTTCAGCTCTACAGCTAGCCCAGTAACCTCATACAGTACAACTGCCAGCCCAGCTGGACTTTTTGGCTCAAACTTCGCCCAAGACGGTTTCAGTAGTACATCAGCTCCATTCAGTTTCGGTGAACAGTCTTTCTTCGGATCATCAACACCTGCTCCATTCAACTCTTTTTCCGCTGGATCAGCTGATGCATCGGCTTTATTCAAGTCAGCCAACTTTGGATCCGTAGGTCAAGAAACAGTTGCCATTGGAGGTGCAGCCGCCAAGGCCCAAGACAAGGTAGAGTCAAAAACTGAAGACTCAAACATTGTAAAGAAATAG